The sequence GCGCGCGACATCATCCCGGCGTTGCTGGACAAGGCCGGCGAGCCGCTCGGCGATTCGTCGTTGCTGCCGACCTATTTGCTGTGCAAGTTTGCGCGCCGGAATGTGACGGTGGCACTGTCCGGTGACGGTGCCGACGAGCTGTTTGCGGGTTACGATCCGTTCCATGCCTTGCGCCCGGCATCGATCTACAAGGGCAGCGTTCCCGGCGTTCTGCACGGCATCATCCGGGGCGTAGCGGGCAGGCTGCCGGTATCGACCCGGAACATGAGCTTGGATTTCAAGCTCAAGCGCACGCTGACCGGGCTGTCCTACGGTCCGGAATTGTGGAACCCGACTTGGCTCGGTCCGCTCGCCCCGCCGGAGATCGAGCGGCTGTTCGGCGAGAGAATCCAGACCGAGGAGCTTTACGAGGAGGCGCTGGCGCTGTGGAACGCGTCTCCCGGCCTCGGCCTTGTCGAGAAGACGCTGGAATTTTACACCCAGTTCTATCTGCAGGACGGTATTCTGACCAAGGTCGATCGGGCCGCGATGATGAATGCGCTGGAGACCCGCGCGATCTTCCTCGATAACGACTTGGTCGATTTCAGCGCGCGGCTGCCGACCGCGTACAAATATCGCAACGGCGTCGGAAAATACCTGTTGAAGAAGGTGCTGGCGCGCAAGATGCCGGCCGATCTGGTGTCCCGGCCCAAGAAGGGGTTCGGCATCCCGCTTGCTGCCTGGCTCCGGGAAATTCCTCAGCGCATTCCGCTGGAGAAAATTGCCGGCATCGACCTCGCAGAGGTCTCCGATTTGTGGCAACAACACCGCAACAGGCGTTCGAACCATGCCATCGCCCTGTGGGTCTGGCTCGGCCTCCAGGCCTTTCGCCACCCTGTAGCCACGGGATAGGACCGGATGTTGCGGAAAGCGCTGGAGCGGGTTCTGGAGCTGCCCGCCGTCTACGATCTCAACCAGTTCATCGGCCAGCCGACCGTGCGCCGGTATACGCAGTTGCTCGTCGAGGAAGTGCCGTTGAGCGCAGAGACAAAGATCCTCGATCTTGGTTGCGGCACCGGCGCGACGCGGAAACTCATTCCCGGAAACTATGTCGGCATCGACATCAATCCCGACTACATCGCTTCCGCAAGGCGGATTCGCGCCGGCGGCGAGTTCATCGCGATGGACGCGACAAAACTCTCGTTCCCGGATGCCTCGTTCGACCAGGTCATCTCGGTCGCGACCACGCATCATCTCGACGGCGAGCAGCTCCGGGCGATGGCGCTGGAGGCATTGCGCGTGGCGAGGCCGGGCGGCGCGTTTCACATCATCGACGCCATTCTGCCGGTCGATCCGCGCGATCGTGCCAAGGAGATGTTCTTCCGCATGGATCGCGGCCGGTTTCCGCGCAAGCTGGAGGACCTCGTCGCGACCGTGTCGCGCGCTGCGAGCGTCGCGCGCACCCGGGTGTTGAAAGGGCCGATGCACGACGTCGCTTATCTGAAGGTGGTCGGTGCATGACGGAGAAAGCCACGCAGCGCCAGTACGACGAGAAGTTCATGGACTACGCGTCCGTGTCGTCGCACTACGCCGCCTCCGAGATCATTCCGCTGCTGCTCCGCGCCTTGCCGATTGCAAGCGTGGCCGACATCGGCTGCGCCGGCGGCGGCTGGCTGAGCGTCTGGCATGCATCCGGCGTCGCCGACATCAGGGGCGTCGATGGCGACTACGTCAATCAGGACGATCTCGAGATTCCGCGCGAGCTGTTCACGCCGGCCGACCTGTCGCGGCCGCTGGATCTGTCCCGCCGCTTCGATCTGGTGCAATCGCTCGAAGTTGCCGAGCACGTCCAGGCGCAGTTCGCCGACCAGTTTGTGCAGAACCTCGTGACGCATGCCGACAAATATCTGTTGTTCTCCGCGGCGGTGCCGGGGCAGGGCGGCGAATATCACGTCAACGAGCAGCCGCTCGATTTCTGGCGCGAGCGGCTGGCGCAGCATGGCTTCGACCCTTACGATTTCGTCCGGCCGCAGGTCATGAGCGATCACCGCATCTCGTTCTGGTATCGCTACAACATTGTCCTCTATGTCCGCCGCGAGCATCAGGCCGCGCTCGACCCGGCGATCCGCGCCACACGCGTGCCTGACAGCGTTGCGATTGCCGATCTGTCGCCGTCCTGGTTCCGCCTGCGCAAGCGCGTCGTCCGTGCGTTACCGCCCGCAATCCGCGACAGCCTGGCGCGGCTGAAGGCGCACGTTGCCCCAACCGGAAGATTCTGATGAGCGAGAACAGCACCGGCATGAGCAAGCCGACCGGCTCGTCCGAGCGCTTCGGCTACGAATGGAGCCATTACAACGAGATCCGTGCCGACTACGAGACGCAGTTCCGCAAATGGACGCCGTTCCTCGGACCGGACGACTGGAAGGGGATGAGCACGCTCGACGTCGGCTGCGGCACCGGGCGCAATTCGTTGTGGCCGCTGAAATACGGCGCGCGCGAAGCCACTGCGATCGACATCGATGACGGCTCGCTCGCGGTCGCGCGCGATAACCTCGCGCCATATCCCAACGCGACCGTGCTGAAGCAGAGTGCATTCGACATCGGCTTCGAGGACCGCTTCGACATCGCATTCTCGATCGGCGTCATTCATCATCTCGAGAGCCCGGAGCTGGCGCTGCGGCAGATGGTGAAGGCGGCCAAGCCCGGCGGCCGCGTGCTGATCTGGGTCTACGGCTACGAGAACAATGAATGGATCGTCCGCTTCGCCGATCCCGTGCGCAAAGCGCTGTTCTCGCGCCTGCCGATCGGGCTCGTGCACCATCTCTCGCTCTATCCGGCCGCCGTGCTGTGGCTGCTGCTCCGCCTCGGCGTCGGGCGGCTGGCCTATTTCGACCTGCTGCGGACGTTCTCGTTCCGGCACATCCGCTCGATCGTGTTCGACCAGATGCTGCCGCGCATCGCGCATTACTGGCGCCGCGAGACGGTCCAAAGCCTGATGGAAGGGGCCGGGCTGAAGAACGTGCGGACCGAATGGGTCAACCAGATGTCATGGGCGGCGATCGGCACCAAATAGCGGCCTCGGCTCGATCTTCAGCGCTCGTCCGCGATCAGCTTGCCGTCGTTCGGCAGCGCGCCCGGGCTAACCAGCTCGACATTTCCGCCGAGTTTGGTCACCGCGCGCAAGGTGCCGGCGATCTCCTCGCGCAAGGCATCGCTCGCGGCCGACGTTTCCGCTTTCAACGTCATCGCGTCGGTCTCGTCCTGGCGCGTGACGACGAGGCGCAGGCGGCCGAGCGCGGAATGGCGCTTGCCGATCTCGGCGATCTGCTCGGGGCGGACGAACATGCCCTTGATCTTGGTGGTCTGGTCGGCGCGGCCCATCCAGCCCTTGATGCGCATGTTGGTGCGGCCGCATTTGCTCGGGCCCGGCAGCGCGGCGGTGAGGTCGCCGAGCGCGAGGCGAATCCAGGGATGGTGCGGGTCGAGCGAGGTCACGACGATCTCGCCGACGTCGCCGTCCGCGACGGGGTCGCCGGTACCGGGCTTGACGATCTCCAGGATCAGATCCTCGTTCACGACCATGCCGTCGCGTGCCTCGGTCTCGAAGGCGATGAGACCGAGATCGGCAGTGCCGAACGCCTGATAGGCGTCGATGCCGCGGGCCTTGATCTCGGCCTGGAGCGAGGGCGGGAAGGCCGCGCCCGAGACCAGCGCGCGCTTGATCGAGGAGACGTCGCGGCCCGCAGCCGCTGCGGCGTCGAGCAGGATCTTCAAAAAGTCCGGCGTGCCGCTGTAGCCGACGGGACGGTAGGCCTCGATCAGCTCGAATTGCTGCTCAGTGTTGCCGGGGCCCGCCGGGATCACCGCGCAGCCGAGCGCGCGCGCCGACGCATCGAAGATGAAGCCGCCGGGAGTGAGGTGATAGCTGAAGGTGTTGAGCACGACGTCATCAGGACGGAACCCGGCTGCGAACAGCGCTCGGGC comes from Bradyrhizobium diazoefficiens and encodes:
- a CDS encoding class I SAM-dependent methyltransferase — translated: MSENSTGMSKPTGSSERFGYEWSHYNEIRADYETQFRKWTPFLGPDDWKGMSTLDVGCGTGRNSLWPLKYGAREATAIDIDDGSLAVARDNLAPYPNATVLKQSAFDIGFEDRFDIAFSIGVIHHLESPELALRQMVKAAKPGGRVLIWVYGYENNEWIVRFADPVRKALFSRLPIGLVHHLSLYPAAVLWLLLRLGVGRLAYFDLLRTFSFRHIRSIVFDQMLPRIAHYWRRETVQSLMEGAGLKNVRTEWVNQMSWAAIGTK
- a CDS encoding class I SAM-dependent methyltransferase — translated: MLRKALERVLELPAVYDLNQFIGQPTVRRYTQLLVEEVPLSAETKILDLGCGTGATRKLIPGNYVGIDINPDYIASARRIRAGGEFIAMDATKLSFPDASFDQVISVATTHHLDGEQLRAMALEALRVARPGGAFHIIDAILPVDPRDRAKEMFFRMDRGRFPRKLEDLVATVSRAASVARTRVLKGPMHDVAYLKVVGA
- a CDS encoding methyltransferase domain-containing protein, which gives rise to MTEKATQRQYDEKFMDYASVSSHYAASEIIPLLLRALPIASVADIGCAGGGWLSVWHASGVADIRGVDGDYVNQDDLEIPRELFTPADLSRPLDLSRRFDLVQSLEVAEHVQAQFADQFVQNLVTHADKYLLFSAAVPGQGGEYHVNEQPLDFWRERLAQHGFDPYDFVRPQVMSDHRISFWYRYNIVLYVRREHQAALDPAIRATRVPDSVAIADLSPSWFRLRKRVVRALPPAIRDSLARLKAHVAPTGRF
- a CDS encoding phenylacetate--CoA ligase family protein; this translates as MTAHYDARETREPAAREAELFARLPEVLRSAMAAPAYAERLKGTDPAAVTSRAALAGLPVLRKSELPALHKASQPFGGFVAARPGSFARLFTSPGPIFEPEGRQADPWRGARALFAAGFRPDDVVLNTFSYHLTPGGFIFDASARALGCAVIPAGPGNTEQQFELIEAYRPVGYSGTPDFLKILLDAAAAAGRDVSSIKRALVSGAAFPPSLQAEIKARGIDAYQAFGTADLGLIAFETEARDGMVVNEDLILEIVKPGTGDPVADGDVGEIVVTSLDPHHPWIRLALGDLTAALPGPSKCGRTNMRIKGWMGRADQTTKIKGMFVRPEQIAEIGKRHSALGRLRLVVTRQDETDAMTLKAETSAASDALREEIAGTLRAVTKLGGNVELVSPGALPNDGKLIADER